The Neomonachus schauinslandi chromosome 11, ASM220157v2, whole genome shotgun sequence genome contains a region encoding:
- the LOC110576050 gene encoding LOW QUALITY PROTEIN: glutathione S-transferase P (The sequence of the model RefSeq protein was modified relative to this genomic sequence to represent the inferred CDS: deleted 1 base in 1 codon), with the protein MPPYTIVYFPVRGRCEAMRMLLADQGQSWKEEVVTKESWLQGPLKASCLYGQLPKFQDGDLTLYQSNAILRHLGRSLGLYGKDHREAALLDVVNDGVEDLRCKYVMLIYTNYEAGKEEYLKALRGYLKPFETLLSQNEGGQAFIVGNQISFADYNLLDLLLIHQVLDPSCLDSLPLLSAYVTRLSARPKLKAFLASPEHVNRPINGNGKQ; encoded by the exons TGCCGCCCTACACCATTGTCTACTTTCCTGTGCGAG ggcgcTGCGAGGCCATGCGCATGCTGCTGGCTGACCAGGGCCAGAGCTGGAAGGAGGAGGTGGTGACCAAGGAGAGCTGGCTGCAGGGCCCGCTCAAGGCCTCCTGT CTGTATGGGCAGCTCCCCAAGTTCCAGGACGGAGACCTCACCCTGTACCAGTCCAATGCCATCCTGCGACACCTGGGCCGCTCCCTCG GGCTGTACGGGAAGGACCATCGGGAGGCAGCCCTGCTGGATGTGGTGAACGATGGTGTGGAGGACCTTCGCTGCAAATACGTCATGCTCATCTACACTAACTAC gaggcagggaaggaggagtaCTTGAAGGCACTGCGAGGGTACCTGAAGCCTTTTGAGACGCTGTTGTCCCAGAACGAG GGGGGCCAGGCCTTCATCGTGGGCAACCAG ATCTCCTTCGCCGACTACAACCTGCTGGACCTGCTGCTGATTCACCAGGTCCTGGACCCCAGCTGCCTGGACTCCTTGCCCCTGCTCTCAGCCTATGTGACGCGCCTCAGCGCCCGGCCCAAGCTCAAGGCCTTCCTGGCCTCCCCTGAGCACGTGAACCGCCCCATCAACGGCAACGGGAAACAGTGA
- the LOC110576204 gene encoding double C2-like domain-containing protein gamma yields the protein MLHSVLRSWLPPKTPLSALRDASSPWLLGPLHSPRLQPVGASLSPCPHVQAPMAGTAAGSRGQPQRVSMQEHMAINVNPGPIRPIHCISDYFPHFYPFTKHTLCTPEPHPAVTPAIRSAPQPQPDPEPEGDSDDSTALGTLEFTLLFDTDNSALHCTAHRAKGLKPPASGSVDTYVKANLLPGASKASQLRTRTVRGTRGPVWEETLTYHGFTCQDAGRKTLRLCVCEDPRLRRRRRALPLGELRVPLRKLVPNRARSFNVCLEKRKPTKRPKSLDTARGMSLYEEEEVEAAGEERGCILLSLCYSSRQGGLLVGVLRCAHLAPMDANGYSDPFVRLLLCPNVGKRSKYKTSVRKKTLNPEFNEEFFYAGPREELAQKTLLVSVWDYDLGTADDFIGGVQLSSQAGGERQRHWCECLGRSDRRLELWHPLDGTPLELSD from the exons ATGCTGCACTCTGTCCTCAGGTCCTGGCTGCCACCCAAGACCCCCCTCAGCGCCCTCAGGGATGCCTCTTCACCCTGGCTCCTTGGCCCGCTGCACTCCCCCCGTCTCCAGCCCGTGGGGGCTTCTCTGAGTCCCTGCCCCCATGTCCAAGCCCCCATGGCAGGCACTGCggcagggagcagggggcagCCACAGCGGGTGAGCATGCAGGAGCACATGGCCATCAATGTGAACCCCGGCCCCATCCGGCCCATCCACTGCATTTCCGACTATTTCCCACACTTCTACCCCTTCACTAAGCACACCCTGTGCACCCCAGAGCCGCACCCTGCAGTGACCCCGGCCATACGCTCTGCACCCCAGCCGCAGCCTGACCCAGAGCCAGAGGGAGATTCAGACGACAGca CTGCCCTGGGAACACTCGAGTTTACACTTCTTTTTGACACGGACAACAGCGCCCTGCACTGCACGGCTCACCGTGCCAAG GGTCTCAAGCCACCTGCCTCGGGCTCTGTGGACACCTATGTCAAAGCCAATCTGCTGCCAGGGGCCAGCAAG GCCAGCCAGCTGCGGACCCGCACGGTTCGGGGCACAAGGGGGCCTGTCTGGGAGGAGACACTCACCTATCATGGCTTCACCTGCCAGGATGCGGGGCGAAAGACTCTGCG gttgtgtgtgtgtgaggaccCACGGCTGCGGCGACGGCGGCGGGCGCTTCCCCTGGGGGAGCTGCGGGTGCCCCTGAGGAAGCTGGTGCCCAATCGAGCCAGGAGCTTCAATGTGTGTCTGGAGAAGCGGAAGCCG ACCAAGAGGCCCAAGAGCCTGGACACAGCCCGTGGCATGTCCCTGTATGAAGAG GAGGAGGTGGAGGCCGCAGGGGAGGAGCGCGGGTGCATCCTGCTGTCCCTGTGCTACAGCTCTCGGCAGGGCGGCCTGCTGGTGGGTGTGCTGCGCTGCGCCCACCTCGCCCCCATGGATGCCAACGGCTACTCGGACCCCTTTGTCCGCCT TCTCCTGTGTCCAAATGTGGGGAAGAGATCTAAATACAAGACCAGTGTTCGGAAGAAGACCCTGAACCCCGAGTTCAATGAG GAGTTCTTCTACGCAGGCCCGAGGGAGGAGCTGGCCCAGAAAACGCTGCTGGTGTCTGTATGGGACTATGACCTGGGCACAGCTGACGACTTCATCG GCGGGGTACAGCTGAGTAGCCAGGCAGGCGGGGAACGCCAGCGGCACTGGTGTGAATGCCTGGGCCGCAGTGACCGCCGACTGGAGCTGTGGCACCCACTGGACGGCACGCCCCTCGAGCTCAGCGACTAG
- the NDUFV1 gene encoding NADH dehydrogenase [ubiquinone] flavoprotein 1, mitochondrial isoform X2 encodes MLATRRLLSGSLPARTAPKKTSFGSLKDEDRIFTNLYGRHDWRLKGAQSRGDWYKTKEILLKGPDWILGEVKTSGLRGRGGAGFPTGLKWSFMNKPSDGRPKYLVVNADEGEPGTCKDREIMRHDPHKLVEGCLVGGRAMGARAAYIYIRGEFYNEASNLQVAIREAYEAGLIGKNACGSGYDFDVFVVRGAGAYICGEETALIESIEGKQGKPRLKPPFPADVGVFGCPTTVANVETVAVSPTICRRGGAWFASFGRERNSGTKLFNISGHVNHPCTVEEEMSVPLKELIEKHAGGVIGGWDNLLAVIPGGSSTPLIPKSVCETVLMDFDALVQAQTGLGTAAVIVMDRSTDVVKAIARLIEFYKHESCGQCTPCREGVDWMNKVMARFVKGDARPAEIDSLWEISKQIEGHTICALGDGAAWPVQGLIRHFRPELEERMQRFALQHQARQAAS; translated from the exons ATGCTGGCGACACGGCGGCTGCTCAGCGGGTCGCTTCCCGCTCGG ACAGCACCCAAGAAAACCTCATTTGGCTCGCTGAAGGATGAAGACCGGATCTTCACCAACCTGTATGGCCGTCATGACTGGAG GCTGAAAGGTGCCCAGAGTCGAGGTGACTGGTACAAGACAAAGGAGATCTTGCTGAAGGGGCCTGACTGGATCCTGGGTGAGGTCAAGACATCTGGCTTGCGGGGCCGTGGAGGTGCTGGCTTCCCCACTGGCCTCAAATGGAGCTTCATGAATAAACCCTCAGATGGCAG GCCCAAGTATCTAGTTGTGAATGCAGACGAGGGGGAGCCAGGCACCTGCAAGGACCGGGAGATCATGCGCCACGATCCCCACAAGCTGGTGGAAGGCTGCCTAGTCGGGGGCCGGGCCATGGGCGCCCGTGCTGCCTACATCTACATCCGAGGGGAATTCTACAATGAGGCTTCCAATCTGCag GTGGCCATCCGAGAGGCCTACGAGGCTGGTCTGATTGGCAAGAATGCCTGCGGCTCTGGCTATGATTTTGATGTGTTTGTTGTGCGTGGAGCTGGGGCCTACATCTGTGGGGAGGAGACGGCACTCATCGAGTCCATCGAGGGCAAGCAGGGCAAGCCCCGCCTGAAGCCACCTTTCCCTGCTGACGTGG GAGTGTTCGGTTGCCCCACAACCGTGGCCAACGTGGAGACAGTGGCTGTGTCCCCTACCATCTGCCGCCGTGGGGGTGCATGGTTTGCCAGTTTTGGTCGTGAGCGCAACTCGGGCACCAAGCTGTTCAATATCTCTGGCCACGTCAACCACCCTTGCACCGTGGAGGAGGAGATGTCTGTACCGCTGAAGGAACTGATTGAAAAGCATGCTG GGGGTGTCATAGGTGGCTGGGACAACCTCCTTGCTGTGATCCCCGGTGGCTCATCCACACCACTGATCCCCAAGTCAGTGTGTGAGACGGTGCTCATGGACTTCGACGCGCTGGTGCAGGCGCAGACGGGCCTGGGCACGGCCGCTGTGATTGTCATGGACCGCTCG ACAGATGTTGTGAAAGCCATCGCCCGCCTTATTGAGTTCTACAAGCATGAGAGCTGTGGCCAGTGCACCCCATGCCGCGAGG GTGTGGACTGGATGAACAAGGTGATGGCCCGCTTTGTGAAGGGGGACGCCCGGCCAGCCGAGATCGACTCCCTCTGGGAGATCAGCAAACAGATAGAGGGACACACCATTTGTGCCCTGGGTGATGGAGCCGCCTGGCCTGTGCAG GGCCTGATCCGCCACTTTCGGCCGGAGCTTGAGGAGCGGATGCAGAGGTTTGCCCTGCAGCACCAGGCCAGGCAAGCTGCCTCCTGA
- the NDUFV1 gene encoding NADH dehydrogenase [ubiquinone] flavoprotein 1, mitochondrial isoform X1, giving the protein MLATRRLLSGSLPARVSVRFSGNTTAPKKTSFGSLKDEDRIFTNLYGRHDWRLKGAQSRGDWYKTKEILLKGPDWILGEVKTSGLRGRGGAGFPTGLKWSFMNKPSDGRPKYLVVNADEGEPGTCKDREIMRHDPHKLVEGCLVGGRAMGARAAYIYIRGEFYNEASNLQVAIREAYEAGLIGKNACGSGYDFDVFVVRGAGAYICGEETALIESIEGKQGKPRLKPPFPADVGVFGCPTTVANVETVAVSPTICRRGGAWFASFGRERNSGTKLFNISGHVNHPCTVEEEMSVPLKELIEKHAGGVIGGWDNLLAVIPGGSSTPLIPKSVCETVLMDFDALVQAQTGLGTAAVIVMDRSTDVVKAIARLIEFYKHESCGQCTPCREGVDWMNKVMARFVKGDARPAEIDSLWEISKQIEGHTICALGDGAAWPVQGLIRHFRPELEERMQRFALQHQARQAAS; this is encoded by the exons ATGCTGGCGACACGGCGGCTGCTCAGCGGGTCGCTTCCCGCTCGGGTGTCTGTGCGTTTCAGCGGCAACACG ACAGCACCCAAGAAAACCTCATTTGGCTCGCTGAAGGATGAAGACCGGATCTTCACCAACCTGTATGGCCGTCATGACTGGAG GCTGAAAGGTGCCCAGAGTCGAGGTGACTGGTACAAGACAAAGGAGATCTTGCTGAAGGGGCCTGACTGGATCCTGGGTGAGGTCAAGACATCTGGCTTGCGGGGCCGTGGAGGTGCTGGCTTCCCCACTGGCCTCAAATGGAGCTTCATGAATAAACCCTCAGATGGCAG GCCCAAGTATCTAGTTGTGAATGCAGACGAGGGGGAGCCAGGCACCTGCAAGGACCGGGAGATCATGCGCCACGATCCCCACAAGCTGGTGGAAGGCTGCCTAGTCGGGGGCCGGGCCATGGGCGCCCGTGCTGCCTACATCTACATCCGAGGGGAATTCTACAATGAGGCTTCCAATCTGCag GTGGCCATCCGAGAGGCCTACGAGGCTGGTCTGATTGGCAAGAATGCCTGCGGCTCTGGCTATGATTTTGATGTGTTTGTTGTGCGTGGAGCTGGGGCCTACATCTGTGGGGAGGAGACGGCACTCATCGAGTCCATCGAGGGCAAGCAGGGCAAGCCCCGCCTGAAGCCACCTTTCCCTGCTGACGTGG GAGTGTTCGGTTGCCCCACAACCGTGGCCAACGTGGAGACAGTGGCTGTGTCCCCTACCATCTGCCGCCGTGGGGGTGCATGGTTTGCCAGTTTTGGTCGTGAGCGCAACTCGGGCACCAAGCTGTTCAATATCTCTGGCCACGTCAACCACCCTTGCACCGTGGAGGAGGAGATGTCTGTACCGCTGAAGGAACTGATTGAAAAGCATGCTG GGGGTGTCATAGGTGGCTGGGACAACCTCCTTGCTGTGATCCCCGGTGGCTCATCCACACCACTGATCCCCAAGTCAGTGTGTGAGACGGTGCTCATGGACTTCGACGCGCTGGTGCAGGCGCAGACGGGCCTGGGCACGGCCGCTGTGATTGTCATGGACCGCTCG ACAGATGTTGTGAAAGCCATCGCCCGCCTTATTGAGTTCTACAAGCATGAGAGCTGTGGCCAGTGCACCCCATGCCGCGAGG GTGTGGACTGGATGAACAAGGTGATGGCCCGCTTTGTGAAGGGGGACGCCCGGCCAGCCGAGATCGACTCCCTCTGGGAGATCAGCAAACAGATAGAGGGACACACCATTTGTGCCCTGGGTGATGGAGCCGCCTGGCCTGTGCAG GGCCTGATCCGCCACTTTCGGCCGGAGCTTGAGGAGCGGATGCAGAGGTTTGCCCTGCAGCACCAGGCCAGGCAAGCTGCCTCCTGA
- the NDUFV1 gene encoding NADH dehydrogenase [ubiquinone] flavoprotein 1, mitochondrial isoform X3, translated as MLATRRLLSGSLPARVSVRFSGNTTAPKKTSFGSLKDEDRIFTNLYGRHDWRLKGAQSRGDWYKTKEILLKGPDWILGEVKTSGLRGRGGAGFPTGLKWSFMNKPSDGRPKYLVVNADEGEPGTCKDREIMRHDPHKLVEGCLVGGRAMGARAAYIYIRGEFYNEASNLQVAIREAYEAGLIGKNACGSGYDFDVFVVRGAGAYICGEETALIESIEGKQGKPRLKPPFPADVGVFGCPTTVANVETVAVSPTICRRGGAWFASFGRERNSGTKLFNISGHVNHPCTVEEEMSVPLKELIEKHAGGVIGGWDNLLAVIPGGSSTPLIPKSVCETVLMDFDALVQAQTGLGTAAVIVMDRSTDVVKAIARLIEFYKHESCGQCTPCREGVDWMNKVMARFVKGDARPAEIDSLWEISKQIEGHTICALHQARQAAS; from the exons ATGCTGGCGACACGGCGGCTGCTCAGCGGGTCGCTTCCCGCTCGGGTGTCTGTGCGTTTCAGCGGCAACACG ACAGCACCCAAGAAAACCTCATTTGGCTCGCTGAAGGATGAAGACCGGATCTTCACCAACCTGTATGGCCGTCATGACTGGAG GCTGAAAGGTGCCCAGAGTCGAGGTGACTGGTACAAGACAAAGGAGATCTTGCTGAAGGGGCCTGACTGGATCCTGGGTGAGGTCAAGACATCTGGCTTGCGGGGCCGTGGAGGTGCTGGCTTCCCCACTGGCCTCAAATGGAGCTTCATGAATAAACCCTCAGATGGCAG GCCCAAGTATCTAGTTGTGAATGCAGACGAGGGGGAGCCAGGCACCTGCAAGGACCGGGAGATCATGCGCCACGATCCCCACAAGCTGGTGGAAGGCTGCCTAGTCGGGGGCCGGGCCATGGGCGCCCGTGCTGCCTACATCTACATCCGAGGGGAATTCTACAATGAGGCTTCCAATCTGCag GTGGCCATCCGAGAGGCCTACGAGGCTGGTCTGATTGGCAAGAATGCCTGCGGCTCTGGCTATGATTTTGATGTGTTTGTTGTGCGTGGAGCTGGGGCCTACATCTGTGGGGAGGAGACGGCACTCATCGAGTCCATCGAGGGCAAGCAGGGCAAGCCCCGCCTGAAGCCACCTTTCCCTGCTGACGTGG GAGTGTTCGGTTGCCCCACAACCGTGGCCAACGTGGAGACAGTGGCTGTGTCCCCTACCATCTGCCGCCGTGGGGGTGCATGGTTTGCCAGTTTTGGTCGTGAGCGCAACTCGGGCACCAAGCTGTTCAATATCTCTGGCCACGTCAACCACCCTTGCACCGTGGAGGAGGAGATGTCTGTACCGCTGAAGGAACTGATTGAAAAGCATGCTG GGGGTGTCATAGGTGGCTGGGACAACCTCCTTGCTGTGATCCCCGGTGGCTCATCCACACCACTGATCCCCAAGTCAGTGTGTGAGACGGTGCTCATGGACTTCGACGCGCTGGTGCAGGCGCAGACGGGCCTGGGCACGGCCGCTGTGATTGTCATGGACCGCTCG ACAGATGTTGTGAAAGCCATCGCCCGCCTTATTGAGTTCTACAAGCATGAGAGCTGTGGCCAGTGCACCCCATGCCGCGAGG GTGTGGACTGGATGAACAAGGTGATGGCCCGCTTTGTGAAGGGGGACGCCCGGCCAGCCGAGATCGACTCCCTCTGGGAGATCAGCAAACAGATAGAGGGACACACCATTTGTGCCCTG CACCAGGCCAGGCAAGCTGCCTCCTGA